GGGAAAATCGGAAATTAAATCTGGGGTTTGTACAGTGAGATTAGTCATTTTCCCTCGTTGATTAATTGTAGAGGCCCTGCTGTTAGTTCAGAAAGCTGCTAAGTATCCCAAAGCTCTTGTGGATAGCACTTCCTAGCCAAAATTTAGGTGCGATCGCCTGTATTGCACTGATTGAACATGATAATCATTATCATAGTACCTCAGATGTGCTTTAAGCGCAAGCCCTAAAATTATTGCTCAGGTAGCTGATGACTCATAAACACTTGACTGTCATACCTTTTCCAGACAAATCCCATGTTACAAACGGGAAGTTAAGACAATGTATTGAGGGCGAGTGCGATCGATAAATCCCTCTTCTTCCAGCCTCCCCATCAGCCGCGTTACCGTAATCCGCGTAATTCCAATAGCTTCGGAAAGCTCCTGGTGAGTCAATCTCAAATCAATTAACACTCCTTGTGCGACTTCGCGACCAAATTTTTGTCCCAACCAAACCAATAGTTGCAGCAGTCGATCGCGCAGAGATTCGGTGCGAAGTATGTAGAATAATGCTTGAGTTTGCTGGATGTGTTTGAAAATTTCATCTAACGATCGATCGCACAAATTGGCAGGAATGTAGCTAATTTCTACATGAGTCTTGCACTCAATTTGATAAGGTTCGACACCTGACAGCGGCTGACCGATCACGTCCCCAACTCCCCAATATCCCAGCGTGATTGCTGTCCCCTGGTCGCTCCAAGTCACGGTTCGGACAGCTCCCCGTTCTATTCGCAGCAAGCCTTTAGACGGCACGGGCACTAACTGACGGTGGGTATAAGTCTGGTGTTTGAAACTAGCGTACAAGCCTGGAGTGTAGGTGGAAAGAGTCATGGGATTCACCGCTACTTTGAATACAATATGCAGTTTAAAGTAATTGATAATTTATGTCAACTAACTCCCGCGGAAATCAGGTCGGAAAAATCAAAGAAACCCGGTTTCTCTGGCGATCGAGTGCGTAAGTTCTAGGAATTTTTGTCAGCATCGATCCAGGGGAATGCTAAGCCCCAAACCCTTTGCGCCTGCTGTAGGAGAGGTTTCTGAACTTCACAATATCCGTGTCGGGGTCGTAAAGAGTATAGGTTGCCCGATCGGGCAACCTACCAACATTCCCCACTCCAACCACCCGCCGCGGGGTCGCAGAGACCGTTGAGGGCGGCTCTTGAGAGTCAAGAGTCTGGACAGAGTTATTGATAATAGTTTGCTGTAATTGATACTCAAATGCTAAGCCCGTGAAGCGAAGCTATCCCGTAGGGAATCGCCCGCAAAACAAAGTATTAACATCAGCGCGGATTACGCGATCGAGCATCACAGGCGGCGGAGTCTCCGGGGTAAGCTCATCAGACGCGCTAACGGTACTCCCGTGAATCAACAAACAATCCAATTCATGAAAACCAAAGTTCAAAGAGCGCAACCACTCTACAGTTTTCCGGCTAACAGAATCCCAGAGCAACTTAATCGTGTCTGCACCGTATTTTTCTCGGAGTTCTGTCGCATCAGGGCTAGAACCCACTCCGTGCAGGTTAAAACACTGTTCTTCCCACCACCCGATACAGATTTGAGGTTCGATTTCTCCTCGTTTGGGCG
Above is a genomic segment from Microcoleus sp. bin38.metabat.b11b12b14.051 containing:
- a CDS encoding Crp/Fnr family transcriptional regulator; translation: MTLSTYTPGLYASFKHQTYTHRQLVPVPSKGLLRIERGAVRTVTWSDQGTAITLGYWGVGDVIGQPLSGVEPYQIECKTHVEISYIPANLCDRSLDEIFKHIQQTQALFYILRTESLRDRLLQLLVWLGQKFGREVAQGVLIDLRLTHQELSEAIGITRITVTRLMGRLEEEGFIDRTRPQYIVLTSRL
- a CDS encoding metallophosphoesterase family protein, which codes for MKNWAILTGIEGNLAAYEAVLADIKRLKIRVDELYILGDLVGPNPECEKLVQRVRSPKRGEIEPQICIGWWEEQCFNLHGVGSSPDATELREKYGADTIKLLWDSVSRKTVEWLRSLNFGFHELDCLLIHGSTVSASDELTPETPPPVMLDRVIRADVNTLFCGRFPTG